A window of Diabrotica virgifera virgifera chromosome 9, PGI_DIABVI_V3a contains these coding sequences:
- the LOC126891160 gene encoding uncharacterized protein LOC126891160, producing the protein MPKSQNELKLERLCSKRETIFRRAQLCYDAGSALEKDPENASKMRNFAVRYSTFEKTLSEYEEIVQDIVILKQEMEPDAGVAYHTHLDAFYDLYSNIEYLASLLINKPAVLSNNPNSTNNSTIKMPKFELVKFDGGFKLTKWMSNSNDLLSTIPEPLQLVKTKQFDKSVSKVLGLQWEEKCDNFSFGLEIPSSTRCTKRNMLSLVARMFDPLGFLSPITLLLKIWIKKLWTLKVDWDSTVPKEIEIAWEKFQNEFHVLYKIQIPRHIAVTPNSSLSFVGFSDASAAGYAAIVYSRVVNCTGQVKVTLLYSQSKVSPMSKITLPRLELCGALLLSKLLSHAIETYSPRHNIDKIFALSDSMIVLNWIKSSEKNLKIFVQNRVVTIHKMVPSEYWFFVPGKENVVDCASRGLFPSSLVNHSTWFTGPNWLLLEPEYWPIQSVNGQEIMICDSEYRSQTFFDLCLFQHNFTNPHMQLSNARRITLTKFLSK; encoded by the exons atgcCTAAAAGTCAAAACGAACTAAAATTGGAGCGATTATGCTCTAAACGTGAAACTATCTTTCGTAGGGCTCAATTATGTTACGATGCCGGGTCGGCCTTAGAAAAAGATCCAGAAaatgcctcaaaaatgcgtaactTTGCAGTTAGATATAGTACTTTCGAAAAAACTCTATCAGAATATGAGGAAATTGTTCAAgatatcgttatattaaaacaagAGATGGAGCCAGATGCTGGCGTTGCATACCATACGCATTTAGATGCATTTTATGATCTCTACTCCAATATTGAATATTTAgcttcattattaataaataaacctgCTGTTTTGAGTAATAATCCCAATAGTACTAATAATTCTACTATTAAAATGCCCAAATTTGAATTAGTTAAGTTTGATG gtGGTTTTAAATTAACCAAATGGATGTCGAACTCGAACGATCTACTATCGACAATCCCCGAACCCCTTCAATTGGTCAAAACCAAACAATTTGATAAGTCAGTCTCCAAAGTGTTAGGATTGCAATGGGAAGAAAAATGTGACAATTTTAGTTTTGGGTTAGAAATACCCTCATCGACCcgttgtacaaaaagaaacatgCTCTCACTTGTTGCTCGTATGTTTGATCCCTTGGGATTCCTATCTCCTATAACCCTCTTGCTTAAAATTTGGATAAAGAAACTTTGGACTCTAAAGGTAGATTGGGATAGTACCGTACCAAAAGAAATCGAAATAGCATGGGAAAAGTTTCAAAATGAATTTCATGTcctatacaaaatacaaattCCACGCCATATAGCAGTTACACCTAATTCGTCGTTGTCTTTTGTAGGATTTTCAGACGCAAGTGCTGCTGGATACGCAGCCATTGTTTATTCCAGGGTTGTTAATTGTACAGGTCAAGTTAAAGTTACTTTACTGTACTCTCAATCTAAAGTATCTCCAATGTCTAAAATAACTCTTCCTCGATTAGAGCTTTGTGGAGCGCTTCTTCTCTCAAAGCTTCTTTCACATGCTATTGAAACTTATTCTCCTAgacataatattgataaaatttttgccTTAAGTGATTCCATGATTGTATTAAATTGGATAAAGTCCTcagagaaaaatctcaaaatatttgttcaaaatagaGTTGTTACAATTCATAAGATGGTTCCGTCAGAGTATTGGTTTTTTGTTCCTGGAAAGGAAAATGTTGTTGATTGCGCCTCTCGAGGTTTGTTTCCTTCTTCGTTAGTCAACCATTCCACATGGTTTACTGGTCCAAATTGGTTACTGTTGGAGCCAGAATATTGGCCTATTCAGTCTGTCAACGGACAGGAAATTATGATTTGTGATTCTGAATATAGATCACAAACCTTCTTTG ATTTATGTCTATTTCAACATAATTTCACAAATCCACACATGCAGCTAAGTAATGCAAGACGTATCACCTTAACGAAGTTCCTTTCGAAGTAA